The region CGTCGGGCGGAATTTTCGTGGTCGAATGGCGAAAAAGATggcgaaaaattattagaatcAGCAACGATGAGACCGATCAACGATAAGCTGCATGCTGAAGTGAAAAGCTTAAAGAAGGCTGAGATCATGAATTCTTGTGATGGCATCTTATGTTTGGTTCTTCGTGTGGAACGCGCAGTGGTGCTATGGAATCCATGCATTAATGAATATCTGAGCTTGCCTCCGCCTGAGTCGTTCGATTTTGACAACGATATATTCGGATTTGGTTACGACTCTCGCAGTCATATTTATAAGGTGGTTAGACCTCTGGCCACACACCACAGGTGGCCTTGTCGCCCGGCTCTTCAAGTCTTGAATGTAAATAATAGCTCCTCGTGGAGAAGTGTTCATAACCATTTTCCATCCATGCGTATTTTCAAGCCTAGCATGTTACTTCCAAGGCCGGAGACACAAGTTCATCTTAAAGGAAGTCTATATTGGATAGCTATCCTTCCCGAGAGGGGGGCGTTATTAGTTCGTTTCGACCTATCAGAGGAGAGATTCTGGAAAGTTCCGTCGCCTTTCCAGCTATCGGgtttatacttttatttatgCAGTTTAGGAGGAGAGCTTTGTGTAGTATATAGACTAAGCACGCGATCAGATTCTCTTGATATTTGGGttatgaaagaagaagaaaaatggacTAGATTGTTTACAGTTCCGTTTTTCAACAGGTTGGGATCCATGAATGATTATTTTACGCCGGATTACTATTATACTTACGAAACACTGCCTTATGATTGTTTCCGACCATGTTTCTTCTTTAACAACACTAACGAAGTTGTGATCCAATGCAATTTGGTTAAAGATTCATACCTTACCCATAGAGATTATATGTATGGCTATGAGAAGATGTTATTAGTGTACAATTTCCAAAGGAATTGTTACAGAAGGATTAACATTATTGGTGATCCGCATTGGGTTCAATCAATTGCTTATACCCAGACTCTAATTTCACCGTTTTCCTTCACCTCCACACACATCTCCATGCCCATCATTTAGTTACAGAGGATCATTATTCTTTTTTTACAAGTGTaacatattttttatgaaatcaaATATTTTGTTAAGTTTGTGCAAGCTCAATTCATAATTGATAATTCGTTTAGTTGGGTTTCCGTCAATAAAAAACATGGTTCATTTGAATCAAAAATATGCTTTGGTCGCAGGAAATCAAAAAATATGCACAGGGTTAGAAACGTACTATGAACAGATTATGTGTACCCCTAATTTGGTGCTTCACATGGAACTTCTCTGCTAATATCTATTGTATCTTACTTTTTCAGGAATGAAACTTGCAGCTGAGATTGGAACTCCATAAATTGGTTTGTTTGTTTTGGAAGTAGTGTAATTTAATAACGAAAGAGGTATCTGGTGGCTCATGATTCTTGCAGGGTAGACAGGGTGCTGCACAAAAGATAAGTTTAAGTATCAATTTGAAATTCAGGCCACCATGTCTCCTCCGCAACCACCCAGGCTGGGTCTGTAATGTTACATTTCGTGTATCATGAATATGCTGAAAACATGTTAATCTATTAGGTGATATTAGATTTCATgtattcatgtttttttttcttctaggATTCTGCCATTTGTATTAGCTCAGAGAAAGTGATTATTTTCAAGTTGCATGCCTCGCTAGGGAGCAGAGGTATTGTTTGAACTTGGCTTATCTAGCCATGGATGCTATCGGATTGTAATATAGGTTCGGTTTCAAGTTAATGTTGCCCTTTTGTTATTCTAGTTAATTATTTGTTAGGACCTTATTACTACATATTTCCTTACCTAAAATGCAGTAGGTGAACGCACTACTTTCATCAGCTAATTGATGCACATGCAAATATACAATATcgtgattaaataataaaaagtagaGAAAATTATACCATATGATTCAATTTGGAAAAtctttatgttagtgactcagaaaaataatttttacagaaatctctcaattttaaaaattcatttgcaTCGTATACCTCATTctgttttttttacttttctaaCCCTCACTCACTGTAGGAACTGGAAATTATGAATGGAGATTAGATGTAATTGGTTGATGAGTGGATCAGAGGTAGTCTTACTAACGCTTGCCGTTCGATTATCGGACTGTTAGTGGCGATGATGTTCATCCAACGTAAGAAGACTAATGGTTTTTTTGTGGTTGTTGTAGATCCGACTGTAATTTGTCGGCGGTGGTTGGTCGGCGGCTGCCAATGGTTCCTCCACTGAtaatcttataaaataaaaattgcttCTGTAGAAAGTATGTTGTTATTTACTGCTATTAAAGCAATTAGTGTTCTTCAAACACTGATTTTTGCAGGGCTGTTTCCGACGGTTgtcatatttttcttaatttgcaTCACTAAACCTTTATTGTTATAGTCTTACAGTAAtaataatttacaattaattttttaattttacaattgatTGGTTGATGttgtctatttttaatttaattgaagtTTTTTGTTTATTGATAGAGAGAAATTTGAAGGTCAAGAGTTTCACCGGAAAATAGAGGGCCACTGTTCAACCgttcttttatctttttgaacAACAGTGCTTGCTTCTCTATTCTCAAATGAATAGCTTGTTTTAGTAGGAGATTCATATTATTAGTGTTCTTCAGGAGCTAGAATTTCATAGCGGTGGCAAGAAGCAGAGAAACCCACGATGATAGCACTAACTATGGATTAACTGATATTTCAAGTGAAGCTTTTAAGCGAGTTTGTGTACATCCTCTTGATTTTGAAGtctgataataaatttttatttggaaactgataataaataattttatttaagtagGAATATGTATATTCAAGAACCAATAATAAACATTGTCTTATGTGTTATTAGCAGTGTCCATTATGCAGGTATTGAGAATTCAATGATGGCTTTATTTATGGATGGACAAATATTTCCAGATTATATTCATTTACTAGGTGATTATGTTTATGGTGGCAACTTTTCTGCTTTTGGATTCTCATGTTGGTTAACtgatttttttgttgattaatcAATTGTTTACTAATGTGAATCTAATGTGAACCAAAAATTaacctaatgtgaacctgatgtgaacctatatcaactgaactcaTCAATTCATTCTTTTATACTATTTGTCTTActactctttacaatcttaacaaACAtcttatatagagagaattttgagatttaatgtaatctacaaattgaatatctcttttaagtgaaatgtattcgACAAACaatctataaaactgaaaatcaacctgatgtgaacctatataaaCCTAATTACCTTAATTCAggttttttgtaaaatttgtattaCTACTCTTTACAATCGTaactaacattttatataaataaaattttgagatttaatgtaatatacaaattgaatatctctttttaaAGAAATGTATCTGATAGTAAAATCAACCTAAtatgaacctgatatgaacctatatcaactgaactatcttaattcattttttataaaatttgatttgctgctctttacaattatttgatatattatatagAGAGATCTTGAGATATAGtttattataagaattaaataaCTGTTTTTGAGTGAAATGTAATTGAcattctataaaatttaaaagtaaccTGATATGAAGCGGATGTGAACTTATATCAACTGAAgtagtttaattcaatttttaataacatTTGTCTTGTTGttatttacaatcttaaatgccattttaaaaaagagaattttaaaatttagtgtaatCTACAAATTacatatctcttttaagtgtactgtatttgacagtttataaaaccgaaaatcaattTGATGTTAACATGAtttgaacctatatcaactaaactattttaatttttatttataaattttttttgctgATCTAtactgtaatatcccggaaaattttaaaatttaagttgcgAATTCCGGTAGCATTTTAGTAGTTTACGTAAATTAAAATCGTTTTGTGATTGGATTCGAAAATGGGTTAAT is a window of Mercurialis annua linkage group LG2, ddMerAnnu1.2, whole genome shotgun sequence DNA encoding:
- the LOC126669936 gene encoding F-box/kelch-repeat protein At3g23880-like, which translates into the protein MSNIPSEIMIEILSRLPVKSVVRFKCVCRSWRSLLSHPDFARKHYTNNNNEDDINSFLVFNSASSYRRAEFSWSNGEKDGEKLLESATMRPINDKLHAEVKSLKKAEIMNSCDGILCLVLRVERAVVLWNPCINEYLSLPPPESFDFDNDIFGFGYDSRSHIYKVVRPLATHHRWPCRPALQVLNVNNSSSWRSVHNHFPSMRIFKPSMLLPRPETQVHLKGSLYWIAILPERGALLVRFDLSEERFWKVPSPFQLSGLYFYLCSLGGELCVVYRLSTRSDSLDIWVMKEEEKWTRLFTVPFFNRLGSMNDYFTPDYYYTYETLPYDCFRPCFFFNNTNEVVIQCNLVKDSYLTHRDYMYGYEKMLLVYNFQRNCYRRINIIGDPHWVQSIAYTQTLISPFSFTSTHISMPII